TTAGTATTTCCACGGACCAAGAGAGTGTTATCAGAGAGGGGAAAAGGCTATGTGGGGACGAATTAGACTTCCTTGtcacaaatgaaatagaaagctGAATATgccttttagaaagaaaagaacatgatACTGCAAGCCTGCCTTTGGCCCATGGAAACTTCTTAGAATGTCCTTCTCTGCAGCTCACTTAGGGCTCTGCCTGAGCACTGCATCGTTTCttgattcattcatccaacaaatatgtattaagccCAGCACAGCACTGGGCCTGGAGGCTCCAGCAGGGACCACAGATGAGTCTCCTGCCTCCCTAGAGCTCATGCTCCATCAACACAGACAGACTGACAATTTAAACAGATAGACACATTCAAGGTTGTGAAACATgctaaaaaggaaatgaatgctGCTGGGGTGAAGAATGACAGGAAAGGGAAACCCACTTAAGGACGTGTGCACAGAAGGCCTTTCCCAGGACAGATCTGTGTTCATTCTGAGAGGAACTGAGAGAACATTCTgtaaagaagaaaccaaaatagaTAAGGGAACAACAGTAAGTTAAACTGTAGTCGTCATCACACAGGCCGAAGGTCAAAGGGAAAGAAGACACTTTGGGAAATTTGATGACCAGGTTAAAGGCAAAAGGgagagacaaacaaaaacaataaaatttatatgtatttattgagcTTGTGCAATGTACCAAGTACGGGGCTCAACACTTCACAACACCTCTTACGTAATCCCCTAGAACTATACTTAAGGCAGAtactatcattcccattttacagacaaagacaCTGAGGCTCATGGAGACAAAGTGATTTGCCAGAGTCCTGCATttactaagtggcagagctgagatccAGGCCCTGAGTGTCACAGCCCAGAGACCCTGCTCTCAAGCACAACTCCCCACGGCCTCTAGCCTGGCCCACACAATGATTTTAAGGCTGCCATCATCTGAAATTTACATCCAACTAGAAGTCAGAAGCAAAGCTATGACCCCCACAGTCATTACTTAACCAAAATAAACGAAGACAAGGCAGATGGCAGGACTTCAGGATTACATATAAGGCGCTCACACAGCAATACCCAGCTGGCACCCTAAAAGATCAAGTGATGAGTTGAGGAGCAAGTATGGTAGTTGCCCAAAGAAAGGGCAAATCGGAGTGCCGACAGAACTGAGCATCTCACTTTTTCCTCCTGGGATCCATTGCTATTCTATACAATCCCAAGATGAAAGCACAGATCTCAACATTTTGACCATGGACATCCCTGGCCACCCAAACTGGGGATCTATTAGGAGGATCATGGAGAATCCGTTAACTTTAAAGCTTTGGTATCCTATGGACATATTCACAGGGCCCATCATTCTGGTACTTAGAGTAGGAACTCAGAATCCCTCTTCCCTGTACCACCATCCTCCACAGACCTCCAGTCTTGTATGTGTTGATGTAAGCGTGCACATATGTGCACgtgctcacacacatgcactctgAAGCTCCCTACACTGACCCTACAAGCACTCTCCATCCTCCAGGATCAAGACTTGAGACGAACAGAAAAGAGGTAGCAAGGTTTTGGCTCATTGGTGTGCCCTTATCTGCAATTCTGAAATTGATAACCCAGGTTAAACATTAAGGGCAGTCATTCTTCTGAAGTCTCCACGTTATGAGCATTCCTCTGTACATTACACCGTGGAGCAAAGGGCTGTAAAAGACACAGTCACCACTGTCATGACTTTATGACTTTCCTGCATCACGCAGAGCCTCAGCACTTTTTGAGGTCACTGTGCGCCTGGATGGTTTGGAGCCAAGAGTCTGCCCACAACTGGGGAATGTTGTTTACCAATCCGAACAGCAGGCAATCCACATTCACTCTCAAGAATTACGACCAAGAACCACTactaagtaaattttaaaagcttctgcCATGGAACCTGAGCTGAATCCATTGCTGATGCCCCCACTCACCAAACATTTACGGGAAGTGTTGGCCCTACTGGCACTCTGCTAGGACCTAGGACCAGGAAACCAAGTTCGAAGTGGTCCCTGCCTGTCAGGAGGGCTCCAGTGGGCAAGAGACAAGCAAGCAGGCAGTTACAGGGCAGGGCGAAATGCTCTCTGGTGGAGGAGCACGGGCAGCCAAAGAAACACAGAGCAGGGCAGCAACGTCGTCTTGCTTTGGGAGCTACTGAAGAGCGGGGTGTCTGCGAGAGCATTCCTGGAACCCACGGGAAGGTAATTTCTTTCTATGCTGAAGCCAGTAGTTGGGACCCCTCTCTCCACAAATTACTAGCTCCTTTGATGGGATTGTGTTAGAACTGCTTGTTACTCAACTCAAGGAGCTATGTAAACAAGCATATTGCCCTGTGGATTAATCTATGGGACCCTCCAGGGGAAACAAAAGTGTCTTCCTGGAAGCTCTGTAGCATTGTGTTTTATTCTGCCTTGTGTCCTTTAGCAGTTTGCATATTTGCCTCTCCTGCTATGCGctcgctctctcgctctctcttgctctctcgctctctctctccttacAGGCAAAGCCTCAGCTTTGGAATGACTTCCTTACTCAGGCGCCAGTCCATGGTTTTGCaaacagtaagcactcagtacaGTGTCTGGATAGATGTGACTTCCCTTCTCCCTTTGCCGTAGGCCCCATATCCAAGCAAGTACTGAATCTGGATGATTCTACCACCGTCTTTCAGACTCAGCTGCCATGGTCCTGTTTCAGGGCCTCAGGCCCCATTGCCCCCAACCTCTACCTGTCCCTTATGATTCCCTGCACCAGCTGTCCCCTGCACAGCCCCAACCTACCACCACCTGTGAAACCTTGGCCAACAGCTTCCTAGGACCTAGAACAGAAATGAGACTACCCAGCCTTGCCCCTAGAACTCCCTGAAATGGACCCCAGCCCACCTGTCCAAACTTGTTCCTCTTCTCCAGCGCTTCCACAggacccctccctctgcccctctccctccagccatTCCAGATCACCTGTCCTTCCCAAAATACGCTTTGTACTTTCCCACAATGCTTTGTTCACACTAGACTCTACTCCTGATCAGCTTGCTACTACTGTGTATTGCATGCTTACCAAGGGCCAGGTCCAGAGCTTTATAATCAGTTGTTCAAGATGATATAAAGTCACCAGTTTATTCCGGTGAGATAGCACACCCTGTTGGATCTACTACCCTTTATGATGAAATTAAGAAAGTTCATTGGTTAATCATTTTCCTCTTAGAACTAAGTGACCTGTATTACTGTTGCCTCAGCATTCATCAAAGCAAAGAACAGTGCTCAagagagaataaaaggagaaagtgaagtCAGATGTcaagaaatgacaaaagaaaaaatcacggTCATGACACAGCAGTTTTCATGGAACTAATCACTGTACCCCAAGTTTACCCATAGCGCTAAAAACATGGCTGGCAAGTTTTAATCGTTTTGATATGCTAGACCAGGAGTTCTCAAACTATGGGCCAGGGCACCCTGGGGAGCCCCAAAACTTTTTCGGGGGAATTTTGCAAAGTAAAAACTATTTCCATAATAGTGATACTTGactttttcactctcattctctcctaCGTGTACGGTTGAGTTTCCCAGTGGCTCCGCAACATGTGATGCAGCAACAGACTGAAGGCAGACTCAGATATGAGAAACCAGTTCTCTTCTGTTAAGCCAGAGagacacaaaaattataaaacaatgccactcttcactaaattttttcattttgaagaattgttatttctccataaaaatattatgttagCGTGTAACaggtttatttttactattaaattGACTAATgaatttctgtgttttaatttctaaagaaGTATTGATACCTAGAACCCACACAATCAAAAGCAAATGGGTCCTGAGGCCAAAAGTTGGAGCACTGCTGACCCAGACAAATGACACACCTGACCTTCAGCCCAGGGTCAGGCTAAACACGCTCACATCACCATACCCCTACCCGAGAGCCCAGGGAAAGCCCGATGCAAATGATTTAAGAAAATCATTCTCTGCAGCAGCCAGAGTCACCAGCCCTGTTGACTGGCTAAATTCCTCTTCTTTCTACCCTATTCAGAAACCATGGCAACCTGGGAGCCGCTGGGTGGGAGAAGCCGCGAGTGGGAGGAGCCGGTGAGTGGGCGGGGCCTtgggtgggcagggcctctgcGCCAGCGTGATACATGTGACATAATACCCAGTACGGAGCACTGCATTCTGGGATGCGGCTTTGACCAATGAGATGCAGCTACGTCACAAAGGGCGCCGGTCTCCTGCGGGCTGGCCTCGCGGGGCGTTCGGGCTTGTGCCCCGGGCCTGCCAGCCGCACTGCTTGCCGTGCCCCGCTGTCCAGCATGGTGGACTACTACGAGGTGCTGGGCGTGCCCCGCCAGGCCTCGTCCGAGGTCATCAAGAAGGCGTACCGGAAGCTGGCGCTCAAGTGGCACCCCGACAAAAACCCCGAGAACAAGGAGGAAGCGGAAAGGAGATTCAAACAAGTGGCCCAGGCGTACGAGGTGTTGTCAGACGCCAAGAAAAGGGAAGTCTATGACCGATACGGCGAGGCAGGGGTGGAcgagggcgggggcaggggcgggcTCTTCGAGGACCCCTTCGAGTACGTCTTCACCTTCCGCGACCCGGCCGAGGTCTTCAGGGAGTTCTTCGGTGGCCAGGACCCATTTTCGTTTGACTTTTTCGGAGACCCGCTTGAGAACATTTTTGGGGGTCGGAGGAACGCCCAGGGAAGCAGAAGCAGAGGGTCCACAAacctcttctcctccttcagtGAGTTTCCAATGTTTGGgggtgctttttcttcttttgatgcaggatttccttcctttggttCCCTGGGGAACGGaggcctttcttccttctccatgtCCTGTGGTAGTGGCGGGGCGGGCAACTTCACATCTTTGTCGACTTCCACCGAAATAGTGAATGGCAAAAAAATCACCACCAAGAGAATCATTGAGAATGGCCAAGAAAGGGTGGAAGTGGAAGAAGACGGAGAGTTAAAGTCCCTGGTGATCAATGGCAAAGAGCAGTTGCTGCACATTGCCACCAAGTAATTCCGGTCCGCGTTCAACTTCAAGCACATTTGAGGAAGAAcaggacttttttttctcttggaagaTTACAAGGGAACTCTACTTTCAGAACAGCTGTTCTCAAGAATTTATAAACAATTCATGCCAAcgccttttgttgttgttgttgggacCCCAGGAATAGGACCTctgctcatctttaaaaaaaaaaaaaatgtaaatatctggatgcattttgctatttattaaaCGTAACCCCAAGGCAGGCAGTGAGTACTCCACAGTAGTAGAAAAAAATGTTCACCACAGCACCGGAAATCTTGCCTTCCCATTTTGTTTGAAATGTAAGCCAAGTGGTTTGCTCTGAGGTTAACATTGCCAGGATAAatcattttacttcattttttagcGTGGGGTGGTAGAAGATATAGATATATTAATAGTATCTCTGGCTTAAATTAAAGATGGTTTTTAGTTCCGTGTAAATGCTGGTGATGTAGTAAAAATTGACCGTTTAAATATAATGTTAAGCCTAGGCTTTTTAAAAGCGGGTAAACCTGGCATGAGTGGGTGTATTAGTTACCTCTGGCTGCTGTAATAAGTTACCAGgaacttggtagcttaaaacaattcacatttattctcttaaatatctggaagtcagaagtctgaaatcaattaCAATGGACTGAGGTCAGTGTTAGCAGGAACACGTTCCCTCCAATGGCTTGGGCAAAATACTTAAGTGAATTCCTCCCAGTTACATGGTGGGTTAATAGCATCGTTAGGACTGTATTCAAGTCCTTGActtaagcaataaaaaaaaaaaatgtagtgatGAGTCAAAAGCCCAATGCCAGCTGCTAGCCTGTACCAAACTTGGTTCTACAACTATGACTGACGGAAATGTGAAAAGCAGTTCTGTAAGCTGCACAGAACTATCCCCTTGCCATATGCAGGATGTATCTCAGTACAAACTAGGTTGACAGAAGCCAGGAATATTGGAAAGCTTGGGATATTGATTGGGTGAGGCAGCATACACACATCGGAGAGGGTAGTTTTCTGTTGGCACAGTTTATGTCCCCAAAGAAAACCTTTTTGGGCATGGTTGCCTTGGGATACTCCATCACAAAGTGTGCCATCCTCCTTGGTCACCTGCAAGGAAAGGTTTGCATTAGGCACGGGAGCAGAGAGGTGACTGAACTGGACAGACTGAAAACGCAGCATCTTCTTAATTCTTTACAGAAAGGTCATGTGGCCTGAGCGTACTGTGACAAACTAGGAACATGTGAGATTGTGTTTGGATGCTCTTTGGTGCCCTTGAAGTCCAATCCCCACGGAATGACACACAAACAATCACAGCAGGAACATAGGGTTCAGCCACCACTACCCCACAGGGGCACACAGAGTCTGTTAAACCACATCAAATAGTCACTGAGGAACCTGGGCAGTGCTGCCTCTACACTGACTGTACGAGGAGTGTCAGAATAATCAGACTACAGGGCTTTCCCAAAAATGtgtttgggccagcctggtggcacagcggttaagtgcttacattctgcttcggcagcctggggttcgccagtttggatcctgagtgtggacgtggcaccacttgtcaagccatgctgtggcagcatcccacatataaagtagaggaagatgggcacggatttgTTCAGGGTCActcttccgcagcaaaaagaggaggattggcagcagatgttagctcagggctaatcttcctcaaaaaataaataaaaatttttaagaaaaacatataaaaaatgaGTTCAATTACTTGCCAGGCAAGGGAACTCACAGCAGTGAAGACATTCAtggttggggggaggggcagggcagcagGGGGAGAAGGGATGTCAGGGGTTTTGAAGCAACAGGGAAGGGGTGCACAGTTTCAGCATCCTTATGCTAATTAAAGGTTGACAATTACCACTCTAGATAGGACAGAATATGTATTTGTATCTATTTAACTGGTTAAAACAAGTCCCCATTGTTCAGTGGTCGTGAAAGTCTTCAGTTGGGTCCAGTAAGAGTCTGGCATATCAAGGTCCCTTAAAGATCATGGATCTTTAACAGCTCTGATCAATTACAATAGTACAGGACAAACATAGTATTCAGTTTGGGAATATCCTGGATTAGTGCTACTAAGTGGAAAGTTTCCcttttacagaaatataaagcattttatttaaagaattttcaaaactgaaaatgtcatttttaaaggctgacacctgagctaacatctgttgccaatcttcttttctttcctcgtcctcctccccgaatcccccagtacacagttgtacgctgtagttgtaggtccttccggttgtgctgtgtgggatgccgccacagcttggcctgatgagcggtgccagatctgcacccaggatctgaaccggcaaaaccctgggctgctgaagtgaagcacgcaaacttaaccacttggccatggggccggccccaaaaatctcttttttaaaatgtcctgGTACAAAAACATCACAATGCTGGAGGCCTGTAtctcaattttccttttatagaaaGGTTTGAGTGGGCTTTCAGAGTGGAAAAAAAGGCATTTCCTCTGGTACAAAGATGACCATCTCGAGTCCCCTGCGTGGAATCACTAGCACCTTCCCACAGAACACACCAGGCGGGGAGAGGCACGTTCCAGGTAGCCCCAAGAGACCTGGAGACCTGTGGTGATCTCGGCAGAATCCAAATAGCGAGCAGAACACATCTCCTGGCTGGAGCTCCACACAGAGCTGTTTTTAGTTCAGCTTACTTCACACAAGGGAAAACATCTGGAAGAGAGAATGCTCTCTTCAAATAACCATTAAAGGACCAGGCTTCTCCCCTGCGGTTCCACTCTTCTGTCtccaaacagagagagagacctTTCCCATCTTGGGAAACCATTCACCTGACCGCTTACCTCTACAGGAATCCCTAATTCTACTTTCTCATCCTACTTTGTCAGTAAACACAGATccctttcatttcctcttctccttctctcctttacaCTCTTTCAGTATAATTTCAGTTACCAGCAATCAGCATAACTTCAATTACCAGCAATCTGGTAAGACTACCCACTACGGGAAGCAGTCACTGCCCTCTTTACTCGACTAATCTATTCTCCATCTTTATCCCACTCAGCTGAATTTTAGACTTTTTAGTAATTTATAAAATCTTCCTCCTATTAACGCGCATCTTGTAGTATACCCAATCAGAAATAGGCTTTGTTAAAGTGGAGCTCTCTAAGGAAAGCtccttatttgattttttttccacttagtgAATGAGAATATTTATGTGAAATCAGGGAGAGCGCTTCATTCAAGGTGTCTATATTGGACAAAATTCAGAGGAATTCTTTACCTTGGAACGTTGTGAAGacaaaattatttgttaaaatgagTATATTCATGTCTTGGGGGGCACAATAAGTAACTTGAAGGAAgcaaaaaagtgaatttttaaaaacgcACATTGAAAGCCATAAACTCACAACTGATAAGGGAGAAAGTAAAATCAGTGCTATAAACACGCTCTTCAGAGATACTCTCCCAGAATACAGCagaaaagcagaggagagaaagttGAAGAGTAAGATGATAGCAACAGAGCTTGCAAAATAGAAATCTATGGATGACAGATATTCCCAAAGAAGAAACCAGGACAAAAACGTCAATAACTTAAATAGAGGAAAACTTTCAAGTTTTCAATAAGATCTGGGTTTAACTTTTGGCTTACCTACgtgtgtggtaggcagaaaaatGGCACTGAACAGATGTCCACATCCTATCCCCTGGAACCTACAAATACGTTACCtcatgtggcaaaagggactttgcagatatgattaaattaaggatcttgagatgggagattatcttggattatctgtGTGAGCTCAGTGTTATCACAAGGATCCTTATCAgcaaaagagggaggcaggagagtcagagatTTGAAGGTGCTATCCTGCACTTACATGGAAACGGAAAAGTGCCAGAAAATTCCCAAATTAACaaaaaaacttgtttaaaaaaaaggaaaaggaggggcCCTCCtggcggcgcagcggttaagtttgcacattccgcttcacagcggcctggggttcaccggttcggacccccggtgcagacatggcactgctctgcACGCcatagtaggcatcccacatataaagtagaggaagatgggcacggatatgttagctcagggccagtcttcctcagcaaaaagaggaggattggcaggagatgttagctcagggctaatcttcctccaaaaaaagggaaaaggaaataataatgtaaaaaataatgaGCTTACACTAAATGGAAGGAGTAAAATTGAATATATACATTGTGTGAATGGACAGAATTCTTACAGCAATAGAAACCATCTGAATGGAGGGGGTTTTTACATGTTATGTAAAAACTCTTTAAGGAAActtttttataaagttttttttttacattggccctgagctaacatctgtcaccaatcttttttttttcttcttcttctccctaaacctccccagtacatagttgtatattctagttgtaggtccttctagttctactatgtgggaggctgccacagcatggcttgatgaggggtgctaggtctgaccccaggatctgaaccggcaaaaccctgggctgccaaagcagagcccatgaacttaaccactcagccgtgaggctggcccctgtaaaGTTTTCATAAGTTGAAAGTAAAGAGAGAGACTTCACATGTATCGTCAAATGGTTTTTGGCAAGGGTGCCAAGACGATTCAACGggggaaaggacaatcttttcaacaaatggtgctggggaaactatatatccacatgcaaaagaatgaagtaggacccttacctaacaccatatacaaaaattaacacaaaatagataaaagacctaaatgtaagatctcaaactataaaactcctagaaggaaacataggacaaagcttcatgacattggattttgcaatgatttcttgaatgtCACACCAAATTCAcaggtaataaaaaaaaatggacaaattggACTTCACGAAAATTTGTGCAATACAGTAATGTGGTaatccacagaatgagagaaaacatttgcaaatcatatatctgataagggattaatatccaaagtgtatagagaactcctaaaactcaacaacaaagaagctTGATTCAAAgacaggcaaaggacttgaatagacatttctccaaagaagatatacaaatggccaataagcacacgaaaagatgatcaacatcactaatcattaaggaaatgcaaatcaaaactacagtgagatgccacctcacacccattaggatggctactatcaaaaacacagaaaataacaagtgttggagaggatgtggagaaactggaacccttgtgcacccttggtgggaatgcaaaatagtgcagccactgtggaaaacagtatggcagttcctcaaaaaattaaaaatagaattaccatatgatctagcaattctacttctaagcatatacccaaaagaattaaaagcaggatctcaaagaaatatttgtacacccatgttcatagcaacattattcacaatagccaaaaggtggaagtaacccaaatgtccatcaattgatgaacagataagcaaaatgtggtatatctatacaatggaatattatttagccttaaaaaggaaggaaagtctgACATATACTATGACATGAATGCACCTtgaggacactgtgctaagaGAACGACTTAAAGGGTCATTCAGGTAGAAAAATGGGAGTGAGGATTTGAACCAATGCAGTTAACTCTAGAGAATACATCCACatagaaaactaaaagaaagaagcaagaattgctttttaaatgcCTTCCAGTCTTTCAATTTTTACAAtctaatagatacatatatatttcataaattgaataaatatattgcataaaggaaaaagaaaaccaagtatAATAGATCCCTTGTGGTTTGAGCACAAAGAAATACAGAGTTAGAGTCCTTTGCaataatataaaaagaggtaCAGAAGTAAGAATACAAAAACTATAAAAGCTCTTGTCATGGAAGTTAATATAAATTAAGTGAATATGACATAAAAGGGCAAAAAAGATAGCTAACTCAGTGCATTAAGAAATAAACCCAGGGCTAGCCCCAGTGGCTTAGTGATTATGTTTGGCACACTTCACTTCACCggcctaggttcagttcctgggcgcaggcctataccacctgtctgtcaatagccatgctgtggcagtggctcacatacaaaaagaggaagatcggcaatggatgttagctcaggcaaatcctcctcagcgaaaaaagagaaacaaacaaacccagCTCCCAAGAGTCCTATTTCAGTTAAACCCGAATATCCAGGGTTAACATAAGATGCCtctgaggggccggctccgtggccaagtggttaagttcgtgcactctgctgcggcagcccagggttcggatcctgggcacggacatggcaccactcgtcaggccatgttgcgtcccacatcccacaactagaaggacctgcaactaagatatacaactatgtatggggggtttTGGGAAATAAgcggaagaaaaaaagaaaaaagattggcaacagttgttagcccaggtgccaatccttaaaaaataaaaaataaaaaataaattaaaaaaaaaagatgcctctGAAACTATTAGTAAAGCAGTGGTTTCCCACCACGGAAACTcggggtggagtggggtgggttTGGTGATGTGGTCAGCCCCTCCTAACAAACCAGGCCCCTTTTAGACTCATATCTCTTCATCACTGTCCCCACCTTCACTGGGTTTATAggctcagttttattttctccctagccccttccaacATCCCTTGATGACTTTAGCATCCCAAGTCGAAGACCCATCTGACATGCAATTCAACTCTGGTACATTCCCACAATATATACCAGACACCAACTCCTGGTCAGCAAACTTCTTGTCAACACAGCTCCATCTCTGAAAAGCTggacttgatttctttttctgatcatGGAGACCTCGTCTTCTCTCTACAGCATTGTCTCACTTCCACTTAATTTATTCAACCTTTTTGAAATATCTGCTTCCTTTTAGTATTTAGGTCTCCTGTGATCTTACTTCAGTCACTTCCAAGATAGGACCACTAAAAACTATCAtgttggggcaggcccagtggcatagtggttaagttcacgtgctccacttcggtggcctggggttcgtgggttcagatcctggatgcggacctacataccattcatcaaaccatgctgtggcagcatcccacatacaaaatagaggcacagatgttagctgagggacaatcttcctcaagcaaaaagaagaaggttggcaatggacgttagctcagggccaatcttcctcaccaaaaaaaaaagcaaaaccaaaaaactatCATGTCAACAAATACAATTTGCTAGTTCCTTTATCCTTCCACAGAACACCTGCAAGCAAAAACCCCCTGATGGATCAGTTCACAACTCAATTTCTCTGCTCCCACGCAGCTGGAGAAAATTGCACAACCGTGCAGACAGAGCCTTTACAAAGAAACAATCACATCATTGCTTGTCAGTCCTATGATGGACCTCCACATCTGCCTCTCTGTCCTCTGAATGGCCACTGCACACCTTTACTACACTGCTGAGGCACTTTAACAATTTATCTTATGGAAGATTGTTAGAAGGAGAATGAGAGGTAGAAATCTCTAGAAAGAT
This Equus asinus isolate D_3611 breed Donkey chromosome 19, EquAss-T2T_v2, whole genome shotgun sequence DNA region includes the following protein-coding sequences:
- the LOC106844859 gene encoding dnaJ homolog subfamily B member 3, with translation MRCSYVTKGAGLLRAGLAGRSGLCPGPASRTACRAPLSSMVDYYEVLGVPRQASSEVIKKAYRKLALKWHPDKNPENKEEAERRFKQVAQAYEVLSDAKKREVYDRYGEAGVDEGGGRGGLFEDPFEYVFTFRDPAEVFREFFGGQDPFSFDFFGDPLENIFGGRRNAQGSRSRGSTNLFSSFSEFPMFGGAFSSFDAGFPSFGSLGNGGLSSFSMSCGSGGAGNFTSLSTSTEIVNGKKITTKRIIENGQERVEVEEDGELKSLVINGKEQLLHIATK